A stretch of DNA from Vicinamibacteria bacterium:
CGGCAGCTTCTTCACTCTCGCGATCTCTTTGGCTGCCCCCGAACGCTTCATTTGATAGAGGTCCCAGGCCAACTGGAGATTGAGCCAGAACTGTGCCTCGATCCCGAGCAGGCGCTCGAGTCGCAGGGCGGTGTCCGGGGTAATGCCTCTTTTTCCGTGGATGAGCTCGTTCACGCGAGGGTACGACACGCCCATCCTTTCGGCGAGCTCGGTCTGAGTCATCCCCAGCGGTTTCAAGAACTCCTCGAGCAGCATTTCCCCCGGGTGGGTCGGGGGCCCATGCGTTGGAACTCGAAGCATCGTCTTCTCCCTTAGGCTCTCAGTGATAATCCACGACCCCGACCCCCTCCGCTCCCTCATCCGTCCATCGGAAGCAGACGCGATACCGGTCGTTAACGCGAATGCGGTGCTGCCCTTTTCTATCTCCTTTCAGGGCTTCCAAGCGATTCCCCGGAGGCACAGCGAGGGAGCTCAAGGAAACGGAAGCGTTCAGCTGGTCCAGTTTCCGCTGGGCTATCTTCCATACCGATTCCGGGCAGAGTTTCCTGGCGGCCTTGGTTCTCCTTCGGTTGAAGATATCTTCCGTCCCGGCGTCTTGGAAGGAGAGGATCACCTCGGCCGATTCCCAGGTGGGATTATATCGAATAACGTTACACGTTACAATCCTTCGGACTCCTCATCGCGACTTCATCACGAAATGCGGCTCCGGGTGGAGCCGACCGCCATCAACTTCACCGCGTGTAAACGGCGGCAGACCAGAT
This window harbors:
- a CDS encoding HigA family addiction module antitoxin, which produces MLRVPTHGPPTHPGEMLLEEFLKPLGMTQTELAERMGVSYPRVNELIHGKRGITPDTALRLERLLGIEAQFWLNLQLAWDLYQMKRSGAAKEIARVKKLPQLSKA
- a CDS encoding type II toxin-antitoxin system RelE/ParE family toxin; its protein translation is MILSFQDAGTEDIFNRRRTKAARKLCPESVWKIAQRKLDQLNASVSLSSLAVPPGNRLEALKGDRKGQHRIRVNDRYRVCFRWTDEGAEGVGVVDYH